The nucleotide window TCAGATGCATATATAAATTCTATGGAGTCATTTACAAAGACTACCTaaagagttattaaaaaaataatagtagatAAGTAGATTTTCTGGTCCCATACAACATTTATCGTGACATAATTTTTCACTAAGTTCCCTGTTTTGCTCACACACACCGTGAACATCAGAGATCgacctccatgcttcacagtagggcTGGTGTACTTTTCATCATAAGCCTTGTTGCATTCTCTcgaaacaaaatgttaaaagttgTAAGCATATAGTTCAATTTTGGTCTCAGAGGAGGTAAAGCTTGTTCCTTTTCTTAATTTGTACAATTCAGCAACTGGTCAAAGGTTCATTGGCAGTTCTTTTGCTTTACACTATGGCTCGATATCCAGCAAAGCCAGTGCTTCTCTGACTgaatttaaataaactgtttatacACAGACAGCTTCAATGTATACTGTCACACTGCCTGCAGGTAGTAGACACAGCCCGGGGATGTAGAGCTTCTTATAAGGGCAGGTGCTattttagtctcagcagtaaaggtggctggtgctgtgactttgctcCAACGTCCTTGTCATTCAGTGTTTGTACACTATTGCTATTTTGCTATGACCGTTTGACTTGACTTAGAATATGCTTTGCCTGACACCTACCCTGACCTTTCACCTGGGTCTTCGACTACACCTGTGTGCTGCCAGCTCTGACCACTTCTCACCGTGGCCTCTCTCTCTCAACTCCCTGTCTTCACACCAAAGCCTTTCCATACTTGCTCTTCCAGTAGAGTGACCCCTTGGGCGAAGACCTGGTAACACCTTGCAAGGATCCCAGCAGCCTCTAATGCTATGGGCCCATCACCTTTTGCAGGATGCCCTGGTTAGAACTAGGTGTCACTTATACTCCGTACCTTGGGTGGTTCCATGCTACCTGCCTGAAGAGACAAGGACTGAATGTTATGTGTGCAGTGAATACAGTGAGAAGGTTTAAACCCAAATGGGTTACGACAATCAATGTGATGGAGCAACAGCCAGTATTCACCTTGGTGCAATGCATTTGCTGCAAATCATTAATATACTAAGAAGTCTTCTTTCTCATTTCTACAGTTAGAAGGTATGGGTAATGTTGCACTGTGCAGTGTCCCAATTCTGCTCATGTTTTGTCACCCTGTTAGATGGAGACTACAACTGGCCATCAACAGTGCGGCTACCAACAGCCTGCAGAAGCTCAGCACAGCACTGATGTGCAATTAAGGtgttaaaaaaggtgaaaatgtttataaaaaacaaaagaaacgtGTTCATGATACacagtgtaataataaatcaaaataggGTTTGCAGCTTGCACattgatatatatttgtaataacttTCTCCCCATCtaactacacaaaaaaaaaagtaaatgacgGCTATAGTTAATTCCTGGAAATGGTCAAAAGGGGATGAGCAGCACAGAGTGTATTTAGTCATAGCAGCCTGCTAAATATTTATTCCAGCAAAGCTTTCCAATGAATGAATGTTTCTATCACTTTACTCTCAAATCAATATTAGAAAGACTTGGGGTCCTAAACCTTCAATGGCACACTTTTCTATGATGAAGAACCTTTCttgtcattttaaagaaaatctcaATTCTTCAGAGAATGGTTttcaaaactatgaaaaaaacacaagaaatgagTCAGAAGTAGCTAGCTGGTCTGAGAGAGACAAACAGTTGGCTTATACTGAAATATCCATGCTTGGGATCATTTTTATGGCAGCCATGGTTGTAAATGTAATGATCATTTTGGTTTTGTGGAACAGGAGGAAGAATTTGTCACGGATGTACGTGTTTATGCTTCACTTAAGCTTGGCTGACTTATTTGTGGCATTTTTTCAAGTTCTTCCACAACTGATGTGGGATATTACAGATGTCTTCATTGGCCCGGACCCACTGTGTCGTATCATTAAGTTTTTACAATTGGTTGGAATGTTTGCCTCTATGTACATGATAGTGGCAATGACCGTGGATAGGTTTCAAGCCATTTGCTAccccatagtcatatatcaaaaGAGAAGAGCTCTTTGGAACACTGCAGTCTGCACAAGCTGcgcaatttcttttattttcagtattccCCAGGCTTTTATTTTCTCTAAGACAGAGATTGCTCCTGGCATCTTTGAATGCTGGGCACTGTTCACGGAACCTTGGGGATTAAAAGCATACGTGACCTGGATTGGTATAgccattttcttctttccagTTGCCATACTTATTGCATGCCAAATTAGAATTTGCAAAACTATCAAAAACAATGTATGCATGAAGCAACGGAAAGAATTTGTAAAGTCATGTCCACTGAAAGCTGTATTGAACCAGGCAAGGAACACTGGCAGTATATCAAAAGCCAGGATTAAGACAGTTAGAATGACTGTAGTCACTGTTGCTTCCTATATCCTGTGTTGGGCTCCGTTCTTTATTGTACAAATGTGGGCTGCATGGTCTACAGCTCCTCCAAAAGGTAAGGATTCATTgatgtttctataaaaaaaaaaaaaatatcaaaagctttcataatttatgtttataaaacaaCACTACATgcgtatatgtataaaaaaaaactaggttaaagcaagaatattttaggtttgtcagctaaaaatttaaataaaaaaataggctaAGTATAGCCAAGAATATGCCATTTAAAGCCCCACCAATTTTTCAAGTTAATATTTAAGAAATTGAATATAGTATTATGACCCTAAACCTGAAACTTACTTGCAAGGAAGGGGGATCAGGAactaagcctttttttaacacaatcacttcatttcaggggctcaaaagtaNNNNNNNNNNNNNNNNNNNNNNNtatgtcattatcaattaagcagataaaaggcctggagttgatttgagcaagttatgtgcatgaaaaaaaggtttcttgtgaataaaattgattttaaaggatctattttatgattttaatattttgtattatatttcagGTGCTCTATTTACAATTCTAATGCTTCTGGGAAACCTGAACAGCTGTGTCAATCCATGGATATATACCCGTATGTATTTTTGTGGTCATATTTCAAGCTGTAAAAAACAATTAACTTACTTCACACAATATATCTCATCTCATGGGGAATTTGTCATAACAAGCTACTTTAATGTAAGAACCAAGGAATTAGACGTCAGAGGTACTATTGTGAAGAGGTGGAATTTTAACCGAGCAAGCTACACGTTTGCCATTCAAAGGATGACTGATACATGTAGGAGACAGAAATGCTACTTTAGAAGAAGGGGCTATATCATGAAAGAAGGACCAAAATGGAGCTAACCATTTCTTCAATGTCTTAGCCAGCATTAAAAGATAAATGTTACAACTCCTCCTGTATTATCCCGAGCCTGCCTTTAGGAAGTAGGCTGTGTAGTTTTGATGAAAACACTAACTCTAAAGTCATTTTGGGTCCTTGAGTCCAAGGAAGAACATTGTCTGGGAGAATTAAAAGACCTTACAGAGTGATCTTGGTatgacaaaacacattttttacaaccAGATACACAATACCAATGATCAACACAATGCATTCCAATGTCACAATCATACATGTTCTCCAAAACAAAACCAGTACAGATTGTATCTCTCAAATTTAAAACGAAAATGGTAAAAATAGTAACCTGTTACCTACTGTTTGTACACATTGTGCAAACCTAAAAGGGGTTGCACAATAGCACAATAGCACAATATATGTAGACAGGAAGTATTAATGCACCAGAATACTCCAGACCTTCACCTGaataaatggtaattttatttattcacaacaATCCGGAGCATTGACACTTCCATACACCAAGCACAACATTTTGTTTCCCAAACAAAATATTGTTGGccaacacaagtttttttttttttgcaagttccCAAAACAAATGGCTATAACCAGCTGTTTTCAATAGTTTATCCATGTTGCTAGAGAAGTAATCTAAGCAttagtaatgtaaatatataaagaagtAGTTAAGCATACTCAAGGGAAAAGATTATACACACATTGTAGTATTGCATTTCCCTGAACTAAAACACTTCCCAGCCCTACCTTGAAAAATCACTGCTCCTGAAAGTGTCAGCTCCTATGATCCTGCATTACACCTGCAGGcagttttcacattaaaaaattattgagAAGCATCAATAAACCAAATATATACAtgaactatattttatttatagggtGATTACTGGCTAAAAGCTCTACCAGCTGTTCCAAAAATTGGTTGCATCAGGTCTTTTCCCTTGTCCCTcaacatacagtgagggaaagaagtatttgatccccttcTGATTTTGGAcgtctgacaaagaaatgactagTCTATAATtctaatggtaggtttattgtagctgtgagagacagaataacaacaaaagaacccttaaaacccagtgctcaaaagttggagcat belongs to Pyxicephalus adspersus chromosome 2, UCB_Pads_2.0, whole genome shotgun sequence and includes:
- the LOC140322468 gene encoding vasopressin V2 receptor-like: MAHFSMMKNLSCHFKENLNSSENGFQNYEKNTRNESEVASWSERDKQLAYTEISMLGIIFMAAMVVNVMIILVLWNRRKNLSRMYVFMLHLSLADLFVAFFQVLPQLMWDITDVFIGPDPLCRIIKFLQLVGMFASMYMIVAMTVDRFQAICYPIVIYQKRRALWNTAVCTSCAISFIFSIPQAFIFSKTEIAPGIFECWALFTEPWGLKAYVTWIGIAIFFFPVAILIACQIRICKTIKNNVCMKQRKEFVKSCPLKAVLNQARNTGSISKARIKTVRMTVVTVASYILCWAPFFIVQMWAAWSTAPPKGALFTILMLLGNLNSCVNPWIYTRMYFCGHISSCKKQLTYFTQYISSHGEFVITSYFNVRTKELDVRGTIVKRWNFNRASYTFAIQRMTDTCRRQKCYFRRRGYIMKEGPKWS